A DNA window from Hordeum vulgare subsp. vulgare chromosome 1H, MorexV3_pseudomolecules_assembly, whole genome shotgun sequence contains the following coding sequences:
- the LOC123405842 gene encoding adenine/guanine permease AZG1-like: MTSPIIPRTDDGGHAATATRVGRLNAAVERSWVGRRFRLAARGTTFTTELRAGTTTFLTMAYILAVNASILSDSGATCTVDDCTSPSPACKFPPVDPGYAACLSRARRDLIVATAASSVIGSFIMGAFANLPIALAPGMGTNAYFAYTVVGFHGSGTLSYRKALAAVFIEGLVFLLISLVGLRSKLAQLIPKPVRIASSAGIGLFLAFIGLQSNQGFGLVGFSTSTLVTIGACPASQRASVAPVVTFPNGTVALMPGGTVSGGILCLSGRMTSPTFWLAVVGLLIIAFCLIKKVKGAMIYGILFVTFISWPRNTAVTAFPDTPAGDESFAYFKKVFDVHRIQSTAGALDFSGIGHGYFWEALITFLYVDILDTTGGLYSMARFAGFVDDATGEFEGQYFAFMSDATAIVFGSLLGTSPVTVFIESSTGIREGGRTGLTALTASLYFTAALFITPLLASIPAWAVGPPLVLVGVMMMRAVAEVDWEDMRQAVPAFMTLALMPLTYSIAYGLIAGIGSYMLLHSWDWACHAAARMGCRPRRKVGGGEATQADISSSNNGSAGASGNGQRGKDVSHVEMS; encoded by the coding sequence ATGACCAGCCCCATCATCCCGCGAACGGATGACGGCGGCCATGCCGCGACGGCGACGAGGGTGGGCCGCCTCAACGCCGCGGTGGAGCGCTCCTGGGTGGGCCGGCGCTTCCGCCTGGCCGCGCGCGGGACCACCTTCACCACGGAGCTCCGCGCCGGCACCACCACCTTCCTCACCATGGCCTACATCCTCGCCGTCAACGCCTCCATCCTCTCCGACTCCGGCGCCACCTGCACCGTCGACGACTGCACCTCCCCGTCCCCGGCCTGCAAGTTCCCTCCCGTCGACCCCGGCTACGCCGCCTGCCTCTCCCGCGCGCGCCGCGACCTCATcgtcgccaccgccgcctcctccgtcatCGGGTCGTTCATCATGGGCGCCTTCGCCAACCTCCCCATCGCGCTCGCCCCCGGCATGGGCACCAACGCCTACTTCGCGTACACCGTCGTCGGCTTCCACGGCTCCGGCACGCTCTCCTACCGCAAGGCGCTCGCCGCCGTCTTCATCGAGGGCCTCGTGTTCCTCCTCATCTCCCTCGTCGGCCTAAGGTCCAAGCTCGCGCAGCTGATCCCCAAGCCCGTGCGGATCGCGTCGTCCGCGGGGATCGGGCTCTTTCTGGCATTCATCGGGCTGCAGAGCAACCAGGGGTTCGGGCTCGTCGGGTTCAGCACGTCCACGCTGGTCACCATCGGCGCGTGCCCCGCGTCGCAGCGCGCGTCCGTGGCGCCGGTCGTCACGTTCCCCAACGGCACCGTGGCGCTGATGCCCGGCGGCACGGTCTCCGGCGGCATACTCTGCCTCTCCGGCCGGATGACCTCCCCGACCTTCTGGCTCGCGGTGGTCGGCCTCCTCATCATCGCCTTCTGCCTCATCAAGAAGGTCAAGGGGGCCATGATCTACGGCATCCTCTTCGTCACGTTCATCTCATGGCCGCGCAACACGGCCGTCACCGCGTTCCCGGACACGCCCGCGGGCGACGAGAGCTTCGCCTACTTCAAGAAGGTGTTCGACGTCCACCGCATCCAGTCCACCGCCGGCGCGCTCGACTTCAGCGGCATCGGGCACGGCTACTTCTGGGAGGCGCTCATCACCTTCCTCTACGTCGACATCCTCGACACCACCGGCGGGCTCTACTCCATGGCGCGCTTCGCGGGCTTCGTGGACGACGCGACGGGGGAGTTCGAGGGGCAGTACTTCGCCTTCATGTCCGACGCCACCGCCATCGTCTTCGGGTCGCTGCTGGGGACGTCCCCAGTCACCGTCTTCATCGAGTCGTCGACGGGGATCCGCGAGGGCGGCCGGACGGGGCTCACGGCGCTGACCGCGTCCTTGTACTTCACGGCGGCGCTGTTCATCACGCCGCTGCTGGCGTCGATCCCGGCGTGGGCGGTCGGGCCGCCGCTGGTGCTGGTGGGCGTGATGATGATGCGCGCCGTGGCGGAGGTGGACTGGGAGGACATGCGGCAGGCGGTGCCGGCCTTCATGACGCTGGCGCTCATGCCGCTCACCTACTCCATCGCCTACGGCCTCATCGCCGGCATCGGCTCCTACATGCTGCTCCACTCCTGGGACTGGGCGTGCCACGCCGCCGCCAGGATGGGTTGTCGTCCTCGTAGGAAGGTGGGTGGCGGCGAGGCCACGCAAGCCGATATCTCAAGTAGCAACAATGGCAGTGCCGGTGCCAGTGGCAATGGGCAACGTGGGAAAGACGTGTCTCACGTGGAAATGTCCTAG